The stretch of DNA ctcgacgcccaacggggcacaggagccaactgaggaaggggaggcgagcggaggtgagagtggagacgatcaaggcgagtgggagtccgatggcgaaggagagggagacgacgacgtcgactccagcgaagaggaggaggaggaggtcgaacCCCCCCGTCcagagaggcgatccaagcttacacacgatccagcgcgggaacgtggtaaggtgactgctcctgttgggcagtcgtcgaaatgccctcggacctcttctcctacgccgaccgaaaaggctcccaagcacccacgcgcgacGCCATCCAAGctgcccaaggctctgcccaagaggAAGATGACTGTCCCCACCATCTCTGGGTAATAATAAAGCTTGTTTTCCTTTTTCGACCGtggacagatccttggtcgattcattgaaccaactgactgactttcgagatttgcagtgctgctacttctgagctctccgccaaggacggcgatcaagagatggaggatgctgttacctccaaccctggtacgattactgatGTTCTGCCTTGAGTCGACTGGACATTTATTGCAACTCTAGTCGATTGAATTTtttcttgtagctcctcctcatgttatcaacctcccggatgacgacgacgTGCCGCTGAGGGTGAGAAGGAACAGGAGAGCGTCAACTGGCGAGACCCCACAATCcactccggcgcctgaggccgtaGCTCAAGACGGTGGTGAAACCACTCGGGCTTCTATGACTTTTGCCATTCCTCTGACGAGTGTGCGGCCCTCgacgtcgactgcggatccgccttcgctttttgccgcgtaccccgtccctgaggaccaagtaGCTGTCgcaaaagaggctatacgccaggcggggatcatggtGGAACAAGTGaaagtggctcgggaggccagccaagcagcttatgacgcgagttcggctcttcagagtaacgtccaggtcagtcgactctacacttggtctgttatgatatactgtttgaagaatctcttttccgaagatctttatatctgtacacccactgggtgtgtctgccaattcttggacgagtgggggcacgctaagtgcacccactgggtgtagtccccgagactacggtggactgctggcagtcgactgtagtctttatattgtgttgctgtagctgtatttcttcactcggtctggtcaggccatgtcgaatggaactgtatccggtcgactgtGGGCAGTGGACTTTTTTTTACaatgggggcacgctgagtgcacccactgggtgtagtccctgagactactgtcgaatgtttttgattcggctatagtcttagaaacgccatcattgtctcttagttactcggaagcaacttatcttggacgtctgtcgactgattttttttacagaaatcctgcgaacttgtAGCTTGCTAAACTGAGTTGGAGAATCAacagatccagctcaaccttaacttgaagcttgctctagagaatttgaagaaggcgcaagaagaagcaaaaggtatggctggtgaggttctccattcttgATGAGTGActtttctttcttgtccattcttgatgttgatttcactcgacgtgccgcagataaactggaagaagctctgaagaagaaggatcaagatcttGCAGAAGCACAGAAGGAGGTCTTGAACAAAACGAGGCTTGCTgaagagaaactggcttcggtcggaactcttgagcaggagaactccagactgaaagcTGCTCTCGAGGTAGCCAATCAACaggtcagccgactgaagaacgacaacgtggctctgcacgacaaggcgggtgagctggcggggaagaggaacgatctggaggcttatctcggtggactcgccaagaagctgttcgtcatgctcgaaggtaattactCCGCCCCGACTGTCTTGCAGTTACCAAGCCTGTGTAGGGCCACTGTCTTACtcttgaatcgtgtttgcagaattctgccagagcttcgaagaggaaaccagtcgagtggagccaggcttggaccccgccaattctctcgtgaaggatgaggctgctatgaacgtgctccgactggagtctcgtgttaccagtgttgttgactatcttgctcgactgaaggttgcgatgtcgcggatcgacacatcactttggcctgggacgacgcttcagaacgacctcgagtctctgatggctcgactgaatgaagtcccgggtcgagtggtggaatggaagaaatcttctgctagatgtggtgctgatgtcgctctgtctctggtccgcgtccattgcaaggaggcgcgagaagaaaagctggccgccatccaagttgccaataccaggaagcacagctttcaagacttcatggagactttcatcgctgctgccactcgtattgcagacgggatcgacttggacgagttcgtcgccccttccagtcctccacctgaggaatgaaaaacttttatgcttcactttaaatttgcctcggaatgccgagtggatttgtaaccgttaaactctgccgagccgagggcttgagtactttgatctgaggtctgggacctttagGCTTTATCCGAACTTGATTTCttgttgaatatcttcatggtttgatccgtcgagtggaacttgatcttcactcggaatacCCTTGTATTTGTGGCGTAACTCTGAAGGAGGAGGTAGCAGTCGACttgcgcctcgtcgtccttgcggattgggttgtgccctgtacttaggcgagcgctgggctgtagctaagcccccgagtgggagtctggctcgccactcggtaggatttttaaacacttaggcgagcactgggctgcaactaagcccccgagtgggaggtttgctcgccactcggtaggatttttgaacacttaggcgagcactgggctgcagctaagcccccgagtgggagtctggcttgccactcggtaggatttttaaacacttaggtgagcactgagctgcagctaagcccctgagtgggagtctggctcaccactcggtaggatttttaaacacttaggcgagccctgggctacagctaagcccccgagtgggaggtttgctcgccactcggtaggatttttaaacacttaggtgagcacttggctgcagctaagcccccgagtgggaggtttgctcgcctctcggtaggatttttcagacttaggcgaaacggattcgcagctaagtcacccactgggggatttcgtatgcaaacaaaagtggcagcaattattggaacactcttgtctttgataaaaatgaactgcagaagtttttcttattacatctcgtccaagggagaacttaagtgtaaaaggggcggagcagttccgcattccaagccgTCGATCTGGCGATGAACATtatagaggtgatacgctccattgtggaggactctagtgacgatgaagggaccttcccaagtaggagcaagcttgtgtggtttctgttgatccactcggaggaccaaatctccttcttggaaggctcgactcttcacatttctggcgtggaatcgacgcaagtcttgctgataaatggtcgatctgatcatggccatttccctctcttcttctaggaggtcgactgcgtcttgccaggcttgttctgcttcatcttcggtataaagtTCGACTCGGGGCGCGTTGTGAAGAGGATCACTCGGCAgaactgcttcggctccataaaccagaaagaacggagttcttccagtcgaccgatttggggtggtcctcaatccccacagaactgacggaagctcgtcgacccatgcgcCCGCTGCGTGCTTGAGGGCACGCATCAGCCGGGGCTTTAgccctttgagaatcagaccatttgcccttttagcttgtccgttcgactggggatgggcgaccgatgcgtagtcaactcgtgtgccttgagaggcgcaaaaagctccgAACTTctctgaatcaaagtttgacccattgtcagtgatgatgctatgcgggactccatatctgaatgttaaccccctgacgaaactgatagcggtgcaagcatcaagattcttgataggcttagcttcaatccatttggtaaacttgtcgactgccacaagcacatgtgtgaaaccgctcctgcctgttctcagtggaccaaccatgtccagacCCCAAATAGCatagggccagacgagtggaatggtcttcagggctgacgcaggcttgtgtgacatgttggagtagaactggcaccctccaTACTTGTCGACTATCTCCTTTGCCATTTCGTTTGCCtttggccagtaaaatcctgctcggtatggtttagccacaatggtccgagaggacgcatggtgaccacaggtccccgagtggatatcatcaaggattatctgaccttcttctggcgttatgcacttctgaccgattccagtcgcgctttctctatacaactgtccctttatgactgtgaaggccttggatcggcggacgatctgtcgagcctcttcctcgtcttctgggagttctttccttaggatatacgtgatgtacggtatcgtccagtcgggagtgattgccaagacttccatgattaggtcgaccacagcaaggacttcgacttcagtcggatctgtggcacttttcggctgcggggcttcttctgtaaaatgatcttcttggactgacggcgagtggatgtgctccaggaacacgttactgggaatggcttctctcttggagcctatctttgccaaatcgtcagccgcctgatttttcagtcgggggatttgatgaagctctaacccctcgaatttcttttctaactttctcactgcattgcaataaccagtcattgccggacttctgacgtcccactccttcatcacttgattaaccaccaaatctgagtcgccatagaccatgaggcgacggacgccgagtgaaatggccatgcgcaacccatacaaaagtgcttcatattctgcttcattgttggaggaatcgaagtgaatctggagaacgtatctgagcttatctcaTCGGGGGGAGActaatactaccccagcaccggaaccattcagcatcttagatccatcgaagaacatggttcagtgttccgagtgaacttgagtcggaagttgttgttcaatccactcggcgacgaaatctgcgattgcttgggacttgatagccttctttgcttcaaacttgatatctaagggaaggagttcaatcgcccacttagccactcgaccagttgcatctctgttgtgcagaatctctgacagtggcGTCGccgacgactgtaatggagtggtcagagaagtaatgtgcaaccttcttcgtggtcatataaatcccatatacgagcttctggtaatgaggatatctttgttttgaaggggtcaaaacttcagacacataatagactgggcgctgaactctgaaggcctttccttcttcttcccgctcgaccgtaagtactgtactgacaacttgtcctgtggctgcaatgtaaagcagcagaggctctttgctgattggggcagcaagcaccagctgggtggagagcagagctttgagctctacaaatgctgcatcagcttctggagtccactcgaacttgtcagacttcttcatcagtcggtaaagaggcaacgccttttcaccgagacgagaaatgaatcgacttagagcggccaagcagcctgtaagcttttaGACATCGTGCACAtgcacagggcgcttcatccggagtatggtgccaactttttcaggattggcgtcgatcccccgttcggaaacgagaaaaccgagtaactttccacctggaactccgaatgtgcactttgatggattgagtttgatatcatacctcctgaggttggcaaaggtttcagcaaggtcagtccgcagatcggaacctttccgtgacttgaccacaatatcatccatgtctgcctccacattccgactgatttgagtgagtaaacacttctgaatcatcctcatgaatgtggctccggcattcttgaggccgaacggcatggtgacgtaacagaagcatccgaatggagtgatgaaagctgttt from Triticum urartu cultivar G1812 chromosome 3, Tu2.1, whole genome shotgun sequence encodes:
- the LOC125548610 gene encoding mating-type protein A-alpha Z4-like codes for the protein MYSTPNGAQEPTEEGEASGGESGDDQGEWESDGEGEGDDDVDSSEEEEEEVEPPRPERRSKLTHDPARERGKVTAPVGQSSKCPRTSSPTPTEKAPKHPRATPSKLPKALPKRKMTVPTISGAATSELSAKDGDQEMEDAVTSNPAPPHVINLPDDDDVPLRVRRNRRASTGETPQSTPAPEAVAQDGGETTRASMTFAIPLTSVRPSTSTADPPSLFAAYPVPEDQVAVAKEAIRQAGIMVEQVKVAREASQAAYDASSALQSNVQKSCELVAC